The genomic region ttattggaAACTCCCAAAGTGTATTAGTCCATCATGTATTCCTATAAATCCTGGATTGAAGAAACTTTCCTCCAAAATTACTTAATCCTGAGTTTCCCTAATGTACCAGCTATCATAATCTTATTTTTCATGTAATCTGGATTATATGAGAaagcctaaaataaaattaatttaataacccttttcttgataaaaatccaTATTCACACATGATCTAATGTACCAAAAGTATATGCATTGTCCTTGACATTAGACTTGAGATTTTTTTGACTGCAGGGATCAAACATATTGAAAAGTTTCTTGATTCAATCTTAATGAAAAGAACCTGATATGGACTGATCCACACCATTGGATAATAAATGCTCTCAGATATCAGAAAGTGGGATGACAAATATCTGTTGGAATAGCAGAGAACGACTTCCCAGAACAAGTGAATTTTAACAAAGAAGTAATGTTATGTTATAATATGATTGACTGTTTTTTCACTCTCTATTCTAGACATCCCTAattctcattttccatttttatggatAGTTTATAAATTTAATCATGTTTATACTGTGTATGTATATTATTGTGTAACACATGTCATGTTCTATTTGTCTAAGTTAAAAAGATGTGATAGTAGTTTTGCCAGATGTCTCAGAAATTTACCCATTACATATTgagtttttgtgttctttgttaAGGGATGTTTTTCCTCAAAAACAGAATCCTTGCCTTGTGTTCTGGAATGTGGAATATACCGTTACCCCAGATCCATCTCCTAAACTCTTAAACCGACATTCCTCTGAGCCTTTGCAAGAGAGTTTTGATTCCTCCAAGGTTCTCATGGTGCATAATGTCAGTTTACACCCCCTGATGACACTTTGAGTCAACCAAAGTCTCTTACCAGGCTGATTTCTCACACTTGAGAGAATTGAAATTTCCTGTGGACTGTGATTGTTAACTAAGACCTTGTGCTTTTCAAAGATGCTAGTTGATTGAATGCATATATTTACACTATACTTCAgttattttcattgtcttcttgTTCCCTGCAGATCCCACATAGTGGGGGACACCCAAATGGCCACCAGAAATGTCAGTGTCGTAACAGAATTCATTCTCCTGGGGCTGACCAATAGCCCTGAGTTGAATGTTGTCCTTTCTGTGCTGTTTCTCTCCATCTACTTCACCACTGAGGTGGGGAATGTTTGGATTATCGCAGTCATCTGGGCTAGTGCGCAGCTGCATTCCCCCAAGTACTTTTTCCTTTGCCCGTTGGCTTTCTTGGATTTCTGCTATTCTTCAGTCTTTATTCCTAAAATGTTGGTGAACTACATAACAGGACAGAAAGTCATCTCCTATCGAGGTTGCTTCCTTCAGTATTCCTTCTTCAGCATGTTCCTGACCACCGAATGCTCCTCCTGGCAGCCATGGCCTATGATCGCTATGTCGCCATTTGCCACCCACTTCCCTACAAAGGCCTCATGAGCCGCATGCTCTGCGTCCATTTGGTAACTGCGTCCTACCTGGTGGGTTCTGCTAGCTCACTCACCCACCTGAGCGGCTTGCTCAGCCTGTCTTTCTGGGGGCCCAATGTCATCAACCATTACTTCTTTGATATTCCACTGCTCTTTCAGTTGTCCTGTTCTGACACCCGGTACTGCAGGATTTTATTCTTTGTCCTCTCTGGCACGACATCAGTGACTACCTTTCTGATAGTGGTCAGTTCCTATCTGGGAATCCTCCTCACTGTCCTGAAGTTACACTCCACAAGGAGCAGATATAAAGCATTCTCCACATGTGCTTCTCACCTAATGGTAGTCGCTCTCTTCTATGGAACAGTGATATTTACTTATCTGGGGAGCAGCTCTAACTACCCACAGGATAGAGCCAAAATCCTCTCCGTGTTTTATACTCTTTTGCTGCCAATCCTAAATTTCCTGATACACAGTGTGAGAAACACAGAGGCCAAAGAGGcaatgaaaagaattattttgagaaaaatatttgctcaGTGACTGTGAATTTTCAAGAAGAAACTTTTAAGGAATGTTTATTGATTCTACAGGCAGGTGTATTGTTAAATACCTGTGAGatttgctggagaaaaaaaatgatattttcaaatgtattcatTATTGGCTTTTGGaaacacacagacatatatatatatatatatatatatatatattatgtatgtatgccgatacatacatatacacattcaaTACATTCTGTCTGGGAGGAAACACATTTCTTCCATCCTCCTAGGTTTACTGTTTGAAGACCTGTGAACTAaactaacaaaagacagattaacaaatGAATAGGCAAAgtttattcatatgtatataagaTGCAAAAAAAAGTAGCTTGTTCAATAATTAGAGTTCAATATAATTTAGTATGTGAAAAGTTTTTATAGGAAGAACAAACAGgcttctgagggaaaaaaaggagagataagAAATTTTGTGATATTGCTTGTTTATACAGGGGCTAGTggtcttctctgtcttctttcttgggAGAAAACACCCCAGGGAGAGAGCAGTTATAGCAGCCTCACTCTTAGAGGTTTCTGCTTTTAGTCAAATAAGGGAAGCTCTGAAAAGCTCTCTTTATGATCAACTGAATCCCAAGTGTCTCtagttggaaataattttatgcCACTATATAATTTGGATCCCTTACATttgcaaattattattttgaatccCTACTAACTCAATGAAAATCGGTTACAGAGAGTGCActaaattttccttctttacaaCTCTAGAGGAGCtgacttattttacagatgagaaaataaaggatCAATGGAGTTAAAAGCTCACCCAAGACCAGAGAAGATCAACGTTTGAAAGATAGATTTCAAGCacacatatatccatatatacttGCACTCAGCCCTCTTcccattttaagaaacaaatagaatTCCCTGTGTGTATCTTGTATGACATTTTTATCTAGAACTGTTACAATtgaatatttaacttaaaaataattccacaacctctttttttttctttttagagagagagtgtgcgagcaggagaggaagggcagagggcagggagagagagaaccttaagcaggctccccactgaccctGAAGgctgatgcaaggctcgatctcatgaccctgagatcatgacccaagccaaagtcagGAGTCAAACAcataactgactgggccacccaggtgcccctccacaggCTCCTTTTTAGGGCAATTCCATTTCTGCCAGttgtttaatactttttttttttttttaaggtaggctccACCCCAACATagagcttgaactcactaccctgagatcaagagcaccatgctctaccaactgagccagccagacactccGAATGTCAGtttaaaagaaataccaaaatagCAATGCAAAGACACTCTGTCATATCAGATTACATTGGAATTCACTTAAAATCAACCTTTAGGAAACTTCCATGAAACAGCCACTTGAAAATGCTGAtagttttttaaacaaaataactgTTAGAACCCCATGTTGCTTATGTTCATTATTCCACATAGTGTTTATTGTTCTGCTTACTCAGCTATACATCAAAAACTCTGTCCAGTATCATTGTTATTGCCTTTGGCTAATGGTATTTTTGCAATATGTAGTGAACAATGGTTTTGAGTGTGTGAAAAGAATGTTTATCAAATGGAATGATATTTAGCTCATAGCAATAAATCTTTCCTGTTAAAATCTATAAGtctatggaatttttttcttattgcttgACAATTAAATTTAggtaaatatgtaatataatgtgttaaagcaaattttattttactgtttctatacagtccatattttcttccagaataattctattgtcaaatattttaatataatagcTATTCAGTAATCACTGTTATTGTTATAATCAAACTTCCAAAAGCAAAACTATCACCTAATAAGGGAGATTTTAGGCGGCGGTAAACAGTTTTCTGGATATCTCATAACCAAAGACTATAATTTAATGCTACATTGGGCCTACTCAGGTATCCATCTCCCAGTGTTATATACTTAgagtttttgctttataaagaaatttatatCATAATGATAAAGTCTgtatataaatctttatttttctaattgttttcatCTCAGTGGATTTCTGATAATGGAATTCTTTggtaaaatacatggaaaaaatgtattttgatacTTTGCTAAATTACTTTCCAAAAGCTTGTATAAAACCTAATTCCTTCATCAATAcaattatgtttatttaaaagtttagTTATTATAAcctcatagaaataaataaaaaatgtgctgcacaataaaatttcataaatgaGGGAGTCAAAACCCAtaatgtgaaaattaatgaaGATAGAATAAGTGATTGTGctcttctttccccaaattataaATTGATTGAGAAGCAATTTGAGGAgataaatttccctcttctttttactaaaaaaaaaaaaggacttgaaAACATGGTCATTGGACCAAATCAAGAAAACAGGAGAATATTAAATCAAATGGAAAGAGTGAAATCAATGGAAATTGGCGTtctgaaatattataaaattataggtAGAAGTATTGTTTAGGAATAccattaaaaccacaaagagcccagatgtatttaaatatttcttataaaagttataaattgGTAGAGTGAATTTTCCCAATAGTTTAAGGCTGATATATAAAAGagcaacaaaaattaacttctcTGATCTAGCGAGGCATTAGTTGTATACAAAGATAGTTTCTCCAACAATCAGTAAAGATCTTAACCAAGCAAAGTTCTCCCTAAAGTTTACTTTATCTACTGCTGGATTTTGTGATGATCTTGTTTCTggttatgctttttaaaattaaagcagtaatTTAGTATAATTTTATGGCATGCAAGTGCATATAGTCTCTTTCTTTAGATCTATAGCCAACCTGAAGATATATGTTTGATTTTGTTGCTATTAAAAGCCTCTGTTAGCAATGCAGTGCTAATGATAgtatgtatctatatctatagacATCTAAATGTATCTACATATCAAGCTCCCtatttatagatagatagatgatagatacatagtTTGTATGATAAAATTAAGGTATTAAGGTGTTTGGTTCTACTTTAATTAACAGTGCTCAGGCAATCCTGAATTAATATATGTAGGTGTGAATATTACATATTTCAATGTCCCAGTTTAAGTTCTTTTGCCGGGGAAAGCAACAATGCTGATAAAAACATATCATGTCGATGGATATGGAATTGAAAAGGTCAAGGCACACATTATAATTGCCTCATTATTGAAGAAATGttataaaaagaaaggattagATTTGTTTTACAGGGTTTAAAGGAgtacaatatttaaatttaaaaggtttcaatatttaatttaaagtttattatttaatttaaattaatatttaattttaaaaaggtttaaattaaatgcatttgaaaatcaaagaaatgtgtCTCTAACACTACCTTGACTTCTTAGAAGTTGTGTGGAACTACATTTCAACTCAATGTAATGAGGCTTTGCAATACATGATATCCTGAGATCAAGGGAGATGCATAGAGAATAAAAATCGCTTGAAAGATTCAAGCCAAAGATGGACAAgaatttggtgagaatttgtAGGGAGCAGTTTTGAGTATCAGACAGATATTATGTATACGGCTTCTAAGTGCCACTTCAACAGTTAGATATTGTGCTGATGGATATTAAAAAGTTTATAACTTATGAATTTCAAAGAGCTGAATATGGCCTCTTTTTTGGTGCCATGTTCTTTTTTCAGAATCATAGGAGTTTATAATTAAATGGGACGTTATAATCTGTTCTAGTGAGAAAACCAAGTActgaagagaaggaaatgcaACTGTATATTATATATGGGTTTGGGCTCGTTGGGTAATTAGTGGCAGTCTGAATTTTAGTCCCGTTCCCTTATAACTGCACATGATATTACAGAGCAATTTGTTTTGAAAGCTAATTAGATAACTAAAAGTCTGAGAAACACATTCATACTTTTTTGAGACTTGTGAGCATTTTATATCTCACTGaagaaaaatagttctttttatgAATGTCCTTCAAATTTCTAAAACCCAGCATTTTAAGGTAATCTCACCACTGTCCCTGCACCTAATTTCCATACATTCAATCACACTAGTCAAATACCTAGCAAGTCAGCCTAGATTCATCTATCTTatcttattcaaatatttattgtattaggTATTATTGACTCTGGTTCCCAAATACCCTTAAAAtcagtttcctcttcttcatTAATCATCAGTGCTGCTGTCTCAGTTCAGACCTTATGTTCTCAAACCTTAACTATTGAAGTAGTCTTCTGACTTCTTCCATTGCTTCCCTCCCCTTCACTGCGTCTCTATTCTTATCTCAGAGAAAGGTTTTGGTCATAATTCTTTCCTTAATGCCACATGTATTCTCTCATTTTTACAATTTACACTTATCTTTAATCTCAAGGGCCAAGAGCAAGAACTCCCatctttctaaagattttcttGATAACATCTTTGAGAAAATTAGTTTATTTCCTCCATTGTTCTATCATTGCACACTGTATTTTAATAATGGATTGTGAGCTTTTATTTTAACTCTTCATTCCTCTTCTGAATTGTTTAGTCCTGTAAGGAAAAGACTGCATCTTATTCAACTTTATAGTTTCAGGATTACTGGGATAGTGATTGTCACAATAGCAGGTATGCAATACTTACTTCTTTAATAAATCGATAAGTATTTCAAAgactgttttgggtttttttttgttttgtttttctaacctATAATGTAACAGCATATTTGATATTGAGGagcaaataaagataaattttaaattaggAGGTTTTTCATCTAGTacggtttaaaaaaaatcagccaccTATAGAAGTCAGGTTTTCAATAACATTTAAAGTGATGTAAATAGTAAACAAAGATATAAGGAAGTATTCCTGAtgcataataatgaaataaatacctAATAAAATAACCTTTGATTTATTGAGCTCTATCATATGTGGGATTTGATAAGATATAAGTGGTCGATGGAGGCAAGGTTATGATGACTTTGATGATCAGGGACAttcttcattgaaattaaaatttgtcAGACCACTCTAGAATACCTCCCACTAATATGAAAGTTGTAAGCTTGGCCCCAAAATAATGCTTCTGGTTATTTAACTAAAGGAAACAAGTTAATGTTTATTctgaattacttaaaaaaaagagagagaaatcatgatGAATGTAAATGTCTAATGGTGGAGAAAACAGTTTAATAaacatgggtgtataaatatAATAGGTTATTACAACCTCATTTATATTAAAGACACGAAACAAACATTCATTGTTTGTTATCAATGAATATCAACATTCATTGATACCTAGTATATCCTCAATATTATACAAGATATTTTGTATATAGTATTTAATTTCATCTTGACAAACACATGAGGCAGGTACTACTATTGTTGTTTTCTAGACATGGGGACGCTGAggattaaagaaattaagaaatgttcACACGGTCATAAAGTAGTAAATGGTATTTCAAGACATAAACTCAGAATTATGG from Zalophus californianus isolate mZalCal1 chromosome 11, mZalCal1.pri.v2, whole genome shotgun sequence harbors:
- the LOC113913835 gene encoding LOW QUALITY PROTEIN: olfactory receptor 1052-like (The sequence of the model RefSeq protein was modified relative to this genomic sequence to represent the inferred CDS: inserted 1 base in 1 codon) — encoded protein: MATRNVSVVTEFILLGLTNSPELNVVLSVLFLSIYFTTEVGNVWIIAVIWASAQLHSPKYFFLCPLAFLDFCYSSVFIPKMLVNYITGQKVISYRGCFLQYSFFSMFLTTECXLLAAMAYDRYVAICHPLPYKGLMSRMLCVHLVTASYLVGSASSLTHLSGLLSLSFWGPNVINHYFFDIPLLFQLSCSDTRYCRILFFVLSGTTSVTTFLIVVSSYLGILLTVLKLHSTRSRYKAFSTCASHLMVVALFYGTVIFTYLGSSSNYPQDRAKILSVFYTLLLPILNFLIHSVRNTEAKEAMKRIILRKIFAQ